In Sphingomonas psychrotolerans, the following proteins share a genomic window:
- a CDS encoding right-handed parallel beta-helix repeat-containing protein — MVALLSATSALAQAVIHVAPSGDDRALGSKARPVRSLERAQALARAANAGGDVTVVLADGTYSLDRPLRFRAADGGQRGHHVEWRAADGARPMLSGGLTVSGFRPYDEERRIWVADVPKGVDARQLWVNDQLAERPWIEIKAADLAFNATGFDIVNPDLAYVAAIKRADRLEVEATGFFTDRFSPVKSISGRTVTMQQPAWDNNSWGYDTITKPIFPADSRLFLVNALEFIGKVNDWHAGTYQWFLDPQAGKLYLRIAQDDDIRRLKVVLPRLDALVSIAGTPAAPVERLAFRGLRFSYTSWMGPSQPTGYANQQSGAFLSETSPIRPAAAWQSCGWGCVEFESMRQRWNQMPAAVQVAAARDVTFENNRFTQLGQIALGIGNDANANLSGVGLATARIRVARNHFAVLSGSAIMAGGIRVDAHHAGDPALVNRDLVIEDNNVATVSQDYKDNAAILTTYISGARIAHNDVSDAPYDGIAVGWGWGYNDAGGNPNYDENQKGYVHNTRYTTPTTLRDTVVENNRIHGVKTWFMDGGAIYNLSANPGAVIRGNHIFDIDDKIAIYLDEGSKHFRVTGNVVETRGKWLNINTAGKMFRRRISTDNLATGNWHNSDATGGRWLTEIGNTERDNPLIPDRDWPAEAKAVIANAGVRR, encoded by the coding sequence ATGGTGGCATTGCTCTCGGCGACGAGCGCTCTCGCGCAGGCGGTGATCCACGTCGCGCCGAGCGGCGATGATCGCGCGCTTGGCAGCAAGGCGCGCCCGGTCCGTTCGCTCGAACGCGCGCAGGCCTTGGCGCGCGCGGCCAATGCCGGTGGCGACGTCACCGTCGTCCTCGCCGACGGCACCTACAGCCTCGATCGGCCGCTCCGCTTTCGGGCCGCGGACGGGGGCCAGCGGGGCCACCATGTCGAATGGCGCGCCGCCGATGGCGCCCGGCCGATGCTGTCGGGCGGCCTGACGGTCAGCGGCTTTCGTCCCTATGACGAAGAGCGGCGGATCTGGGTTGCCGACGTGCCCAAGGGAGTCGATGCGCGCCAGCTCTGGGTCAACGATCAGCTCGCCGAGCGGCCGTGGATCGAGATCAAGGCCGCCGATCTGGCATTCAACGCCACCGGCTTCGACATCGTCAATCCCGATCTGGCCTATGTCGCCGCGATCAAGCGGGCGGACCGGCTGGAAGTGGAGGCGACTGGCTTCTTCACCGATCGCTTTTCGCCGGTGAAGTCGATCTCGGGGCGCACGGTGACGATGCAGCAACCGGCGTGGGACAATAACAGCTGGGGCTACGACACGATCACCAAGCCGATCTTCCCGGCGGATTCGCGGCTGTTTCTCGTCAATGCGCTCGAGTTCATCGGCAAGGTGAATGACTGGCATGCGGGGACGTATCAGTGGTTCCTCGATCCGCAGGCGGGCAAATTATACCTCCGGATCGCGCAGGACGACGACATCAGGCGATTGAAGGTGGTGCTGCCGCGGCTCGATGCGCTGGTCTCGATCGCCGGGACGCCGGCGGCGCCGGTCGAGCGGCTGGCGTTCCGGGGCCTGCGTTTCTCGTACACCAGCTGGATGGGGCCCTCGCAGCCGACCGGCTATGCCAATCAGCAGAGCGGCGCCTTTCTGTCCGAAACCTCGCCGATCCGGCCGGCAGCGGCATGGCAGAGCTGTGGCTGGGGCTGCGTCGAGTTCGAATCGATGCGTCAGCGCTGGAACCAGATGCCCGCCGCTGTCCAGGTCGCCGCCGCGCGTGACGTCACCTTTGAGAATAACCGCTTCACCCAGCTCGGCCAGATCGCGCTCGGGATCGGCAACGACGCCAATGCGAATTTGAGCGGCGTCGGTCTCGCCACCGCGCGGATACGAGTCGCGCGCAATCATTTCGCGGTCCTGTCGGGCAGCGCGATCATGGCGGGCGGTATTCGCGTCGACGCGCACCATGCCGGCGACCCTGCGCTGGTCAACCGCGACCTCGTCATCGAGGACAACAATGTCGCGACCGTGAGCCAGGACTATAAGGACAATGCCGCGATCCTGACCACCTACATCAGCGGCGCGCGGATCGCGCACAACGATGTGAGCGACGCGCCGTATGACGGCATCGCGGTCGGCTGGGGCTGGGGCTATAACGATGCCGGCGGCAATCCGAATTACGACGAGAACCAGAAGGGTTATGTCCACAACACGCGCTACACCACCCCGACCACGCTGCGCGACACAGTGGTGGAGAACAACCGCATCCACGGGGTGAAGACGTGGTTCATGGATGGCGGCGCGATCTACAATCTGTCGGCCAATCCCGGCGCGGTGATCCGCGGCAACCACATCTTCGACATTGACGACAAGATCGCGATCTATCTCGACGAAGGCAGCAAGCATTTCCGGGTGACCGGGAACGTCGTCGAGACGCGCGGCAAGTGGCTCAACATCAACACCGCCGGCAAGATGTTCCGGCGGCGGATCTCGACCGACAATCTGGCGACCGGTAACTGGCACAATTCGGATGCCACCGGCGGGCGCTGGCTCACCGAGATCGGCAACACCGAGCGCGATAACCCCCTCATCCCCGACCGCGACTGGCCCGCCGAGGCGAAGGCAGTGATCGCCAATGCGGGCGTCCGCCGCTGA
- a CDS encoding rhamnogalacturonidase codes for MFSAATLINRRSTLLGTGAVLLAAGLADEAQAVATGVFEDVRRHGARGDGVAIDSPAINRAIETAAKRGGGTVVVPAGRYLCFTLRLRDNIALVLSAGATIVAANPDTHGAHYDPPENYREEQFQDFGITHVHNSLIRGDGVSNVSILGPGMLHGLGLDREGPGDRWHARRGWQSAAALGITPRELALRDPKERAPVGRANKTIGLMNCRNVRLDGFTILQAGHFGIIAHGCTNMQIDGVVIDTDRDGIDIDACRDVRVVNCTVNAPKDDAIVLKSSYALGRAVMCEDILISGCKTSGYAMGSLLDGSYRASDYLSPDKLGPLGRIKLGTETNGGFRNVRISDCICTNSRGILMGIVDGGTLEDVSVSGIILRDPVNHPLFVHHGARMRAPRGTPVGRIRRVRFEDVTVSGAHSRFPCGVEGIADAPVEDVTFRNIDIAAQGGGTREDASRVPEYRRETSLEVSYLGTLPAAGFYARHARRLTIRDVSLRTAAADARPVIALRNVEGAIVDGIASPMLRDAVLDTRDSRDVALGEVTTWGD; via the coding sequence ATGTTTTCGGCCGCCACTTTGATCAACCGTCGATCCACCCTGCTCGGCACGGGCGCCGTGCTGCTCGCGGCCGGCCTGGCGGACGAGGCGCAGGCCGTCGCCACGGGCGTGTTCGAAGATGTCCGCCGCCATGGTGCCCGCGGCGATGGCGTGGCGATCGACAGCCCGGCGATCAATCGCGCGATCGAGACCGCAGCGAAGCGCGGCGGCGGCACCGTCGTGGTGCCCGCAGGCCGCTATCTGTGCTTCACGCTGCGGCTGCGCGACAATATCGCGCTCGTGCTGTCCGCCGGCGCGACAATCGTGGCCGCCAATCCCGACACCCACGGCGCGCATTATGATCCGCCGGAAAACTACAGGGAGGAGCAATTCCAGGATTTCGGGATCACCCATGTCCACAACAGCCTGATCCGCGGCGACGGCGTTTCCAACGTCTCGATCCTCGGCCCCGGCATGCTCCACGGTCTCGGGCTCGATCGCGAAGGTCCTGGAGATCGCTGGCATGCCCGCCGGGGCTGGCAGTCGGCGGCCGCGCTCGGCATCACGCCGCGTGAATTGGCGTTGCGCGACCCCAAAGAACGGGCGCCGGTCGGCCGCGCCAACAAGACGATCGGTCTGATGAACTGCCGCAACGTTCGGCTCGATGGGTTCACGATCCTCCAGGCCGGACATTTCGGAATAATCGCGCACGGCTGCACCAACATGCAGATCGACGGTGTGGTGATCGACACCGACCGTGATGGCATCGATATCGACGCATGCCGCGACGTGCGCGTGGTGAACTGCACAGTCAACGCGCCCAAGGACGACGCGATCGTCCTGAAGAGCAGCTACGCGCTCGGCCGCGCGGTGATGTGCGAGGACATATTGATCTCGGGCTGCAAGACCAGCGGCTATGCGATGGGATCTTTGCTCGACGGCAGCTATCGTGCGTCGGACTATCTCTCTCCCGACAAGCTCGGGCCGCTCGGCCGGATCAAGCTGGGTACCGAGACCAATGGCGGCTTCCGCAATGTCCGGATCAGCGATTGCATCTGCACCAACAGCCGCGGAATCCTGATGGGGATCGTCGATGGCGGGACACTGGAAGACGTGTCGGTATCGGGGATCATCCTGCGCGATCCGGTCAATCACCCGCTGTTCGTCCATCACGGCGCCCGGATGCGCGCGCCGCGCGGCACGCCGGTAGGCCGGATCCGCCGGGTACGGTTCGAGGATGTCACGGTATCGGGTGCGCATTCGCGCTTTCCCTGCGGAGTCGAGGGCATCGCCGATGCCCCGGTCGAGGACGTCACCTTTCGCAACATAGACATCGCCGCGCAGGGCGGCGGCACCCGCGAAGACGCGTCGCGCGTGCCCGAATATCGCCGTGAAACCAGCCTCGAAGTCAGCTATCTTGGCACCCTGCCCGCCGCCGGCTTCTATGCCCGCCACGCCCGCCGGCTCACGATCCGCGACGTCAGCCTGCGCACCGCCGCCGCTGATGCCCGGCCGGTCATCGCCTTGCGCAACGTCGAGGGTGCGATCGTCGACGGGATCGCATCGCCGATGCTCCGCGACGCCGTGCTCGACACCCGCGACAGCCGCGATGTCGCGCTGGGCGAGGTCACGACCTGGGGAGACTGA
- a CDS encoding mandelate racemase/muconate lactonizing enzyme family protein: MKVTGYRSLVTSHDWGRPVGDANGVVASGITEVPILILETDSGLEGIGLGQHADIDRVFPAVEGQDPRAVPALYDSMLSHVFKSGHAGLTYGAIAAIDMALWDLKAKMAEEPLWRTLGALDRFVRGYASGLCYGLDDDAFDALYARWAERGFTSAKIKGGKDLARDIRRLKRVRGILGSNTPAPALMLDVNESWNRKQAIRHLAEIETAGVDLTWIEEPVRRWDAAGLAAISRAARCAVATGENLTGLEQFAPLLDAGAVDVVQAGSVWGITHFQRVAIAAHVRDLPVSPVGYDGNPIAHAAAAAPNMIGIEVQDMNWPIGLDIDQEIADGGIVLGDRPGLGILVDEARIARDRADGSWTSGAGPHRRPREAGLRLVPEGPVH, translated from the coding sequence ATGAAAGTCACCGGCTATCGTAGCCTGGTCACCTCGCATGATTGGGGACGCCCGGTGGGCGACGCGAATGGCGTCGTCGCTTCCGGCATCACCGAGGTGCCGATCCTGATCCTCGAAACCGATTCGGGGCTGGAGGGTATCGGGCTGGGCCAGCATGCCGATATCGACCGGGTGTTTCCGGCGGTCGAGGGGCAGGATCCGCGCGCGGTTCCGGCGCTTTACGACAGCATGTTGTCGCACGTCTTCAAGAGCGGCCATGCCGGGCTGACCTATGGCGCGATCGCCGCGATCGACATGGCATTGTGGGATCTGAAGGCGAAAATGGCCGAGGAGCCGCTGTGGCGGACGCTGGGCGCGCTCGATCGCTTCGTCCGCGGCTATGCGTCCGGCCTGTGCTACGGCCTCGACGACGACGCCTTCGACGCGCTGTATGCGCGCTGGGCGGAGCGCGGTTTCACGTCGGCGAAGATCAAGGGCGGCAAGGATCTGGCGCGCGATATCCGCCGGCTGAAGCGTGTGCGCGGCATCCTGGGAAGCAATACGCCGGCCCCCGCGCTGATGCTCGACGTCAACGAAAGCTGGAACCGCAAGCAGGCGATCCGCCACCTCGCCGAAATCGAGACCGCGGGCGTGGACCTGACATGGATCGAGGAGCCGGTCCGGCGCTGGGACGCCGCCGGGCTTGCCGCGATCAGCCGCGCTGCGCGGTGCGCGGTGGCGACCGGCGAGAATTTGACCGGGCTCGAGCAATTCGCGCCTTTGCTCGATGCCGGCGCGGTCGATGTCGTCCAGGCCGGCAGCGTGTGGGGGATCACCCATTTCCAGCGCGTCGCGATCGCCGCGCACGTCCGGGATCTGCCGGTATCGCCGGTCGGCTATGACGGCAATCCGATCGCGCATGCCGCCGCGGCGGCGCCGAACATGATCGGGATCGAAGTGCAGGATATGAATTGGCCGATCGGGCTCGATATCGACCAGGAGATCGCCGACGGCGGCATCGTGCTCGGCGATCGTCCCGGGCTGGGGATTTTGGTCGACGAGGCGCGGATCGCACGCGACCGCGCCGATGGCAGCTGGACCTCCGGCGCCGGTCCGCACCGCCGTCCGCGCGAGGCGGGGCTGCGGCTGGTCCCCGAGGGACCCGTGCATTGA
- a CDS encoding TonB-dependent receptor: MTFSARNFRVALLAAPALGALLWSGAAAAQTVEPVAQTTASDPASEETDEIVVTGIRAAERAAIDIKRNSVAVVDSIVAEDLGKLPDGNVAESLQRVSGVTIERNRGEGRFVTVRGFGPKFNAVTVNGRTLATDNNGREFSFDVLPSEIISGADVYKSPQANINGASIGATVDVRTLRPLDQKTGFKLAGSASGMWSELADSWNPEFSLVGSWKNEAGTFGVALAGVYSEQEHRYDEFTIGAGHVRRSSTDSYYNRAGVPGGRIGPGVAPFSRVSMPSNLSPFFFERDLTRWGANVSVQMRPSDKFTVTIDGLYSKARFVEQQTGLAYDFAGGTLAEQVVEGGEAVYQRYVGGFVDQIIQYDDRDVTTDQLGINVDWRPTDDLRLRLDGSVSDARRRGKENNLFTTIRRKNVDLSFDRRSGSPIYDYTFSSPNYANAATNPQGVTAHYYIWGGGADIDDEIEEYRGDVEWKPGGGAFTLSAGAMAQSRIKTITADETPFGEQCAYCDSNRVLPTSLFQPTNRNFFSGGGGNILRDWLIYDPLALVQTVDQFAAQDGKAFNPAVFSPSASSVVDEKVRVGYLMGSLDTQIGGMPLAINVGVRYENTDYTSSGASRTVTSARPNGAGQNIIVVSPVIPVSFRGKYDDWLPSLNARLSLTDNLLLRFAASKVLTRPTLSDLSPRQSIQTNPGNETIRRGNPDLQPFRAKQVELGAEWYFAPDSLLNAAVFYKDIESFVTLITTPQLVDQVTFQVTVPGNGKGATVKGFEVGYRQSFGSWLPSPFDGFGVQTSFNYTESNANYTNAVANVSFGLEGLSKTSYSLVGFYEKYGISARAAYTYRDNFLQVASGRNGEPEYFDAYGQLDVSLSYDIGSHFTVFADAVNLNNAKEFIYSVSADRTKEFRQTGRRVSAGARIRF, encoded by the coding sequence ATGACGTTTTCGGCCCGTAATTTTCGTGTCGCGTTGCTCGCGGCGCCCGCCTTGGGTGCCTTGCTGTGGAGCGGAGCCGCTGCCGCGCAGACGGTCGAACCGGTCGCGCAGACCACGGCTTCCGACCCCGCGTCTGAAGAAACCGACGAAATCGTCGTCACCGGCATCCGCGCCGCCGAGCGCGCCGCCATCGACATCAAGCGGAATTCGGTCGCGGTGGTCGATTCGATCGTCGCCGAGGATCTCGGCAAGCTTCCCGACGGCAACGTCGCCGAATCGCTCCAGCGCGTCTCCGGCGTCACGATCGAGCGCAATCGTGGCGAGGGGCGGTTCGTCACCGTCCGCGGCTTTGGTCCCAAATTCAACGCAGTCACGGTGAACGGCCGCACGCTGGCGACCGACAATAACGGGCGCGAATTCTCGTTCGACGTGCTGCCGTCCGAAATCATCTCGGGCGCCGACGTCTACAAATCGCCGCAGGCCAACATCAACGGCGCGTCGATCGGCGCCACCGTCGACGTCCGCACGCTGCGCCCGCTCGATCAAAAGACCGGGTTCAAGCTGGCGGGATCGGCGTCGGGGATGTGGTCGGAGCTCGCCGACAGCTGGAATCCCGAATTCTCGCTGGTCGGCAGCTGGAAGAACGAGGCGGGCACCTTCGGGGTCGCGCTGGCGGGCGTCTATTCGGAGCAGGAGCACCGCTACGACGAATTCACGATCGGCGCCGGTCACGTTCGTCGATCAAGCACCGATTCCTATTATAATCGGGCCGGCGTCCCGGGCGGCCGCATCGGTCCGGGAGTCGCGCCGTTCAGCCGCGTCTCGATGCCGTCGAACCTGTCGCCGTTCTTCTTCGAGCGCGATTTGACTCGCTGGGGCGCGAACGTATCGGTCCAGATGCGGCCGAGCGACAAGTTCACCGTCACCATCGACGGGCTGTATTCGAAGGCGCGCTTCGTCGAGCAGCAAACCGGGCTCGCTTATGACTTCGCGGGCGGGACTCTCGCCGAGCAGGTCGTCGAGGGCGGAGAGGCCGTCTATCAGCGGTATGTCGGCGGCTTCGTCGACCAGATCATCCAGTATGACGATCGCGACGTCACCACCGATCAGCTCGGAATCAACGTCGACTGGCGCCCGACCGACGATTTGCGGCTTCGGCTTGACGGGTCGGTGTCCGATGCGCGCCGTCGCGGCAAGGAGAACAATCTGTTCACCACGATCCGGCGCAAGAATGTCGACCTTTCCTTCGATCGGCGCAGCGGCAGTCCGATCTATGACTATACGTTCAGCAGCCCCAATTATGCGAACGCGGCCACCAATCCGCAGGGCGTGACCGCGCATTATTACATCTGGGGCGGCGGCGCCGACATCGACGACGAGATCGAGGAATATCGCGGCGATGTGGAATGGAAGCCGGGCGGCGGCGCCTTCACCCTGAGCGCCGGCGCGATGGCGCAGAGCCGGATCAAGACGATCACCGCCGACGAGACGCCGTTCGGCGAGCAATGCGCCTATTGTGACTCGAATCGCGTGCTGCCGACGTCGCTTTTCCAGCCGACCAACCGCAATTTCTTCTCCGGCGGCGGCGGCAACATTCTCCGCGACTGGCTGATCTACGATCCGCTCGCGCTGGTCCAGACCGTCGACCAGTTCGCCGCACAGGACGGCAAGGCGTTCAATCCGGCGGTGTTCTCTCCCTCGGCATCGTCGGTGGTCGATGAGAAGGTGCGGGTCGGTTATCTGATGGGGTCGCTCGACACGCAGATCGGCGGCATGCCGCTCGCGATCAATGTCGGGGTGCGCTACGAGAATACCGATTATACCTCGTCGGGCGCATCGCGCACCGTCACCAGCGCGCGTCCGAACGGGGCGGGGCAGAACATCATCGTCGTGTCGCCGGTGATCCCGGTCAGCTTCCGCGGGAAGTATGACGATTGGCTGCCGTCGCTCAACGCACGGCTGTCGCTCACCGACAATCTGCTGCTGCGTTTCGCCGCCTCGAAGGTGCTGACGCGGCCGACCTTGTCCGATCTGTCGCCGCGCCAGTCGATCCAGACCAACCCGGGCAACGAGACGATCCGTCGCGGCAACCCCGATCTGCAGCCGTTCCGCGCGAAGCAGGTCGAACTCGGCGCCGAATGGTATTTCGCGCCGGATTCGCTGCTGAACGCCGCTGTTTTCTACAAGGACATCGAATCCTTCGTGACGTTGATCACCACGCCGCAGCTGGTCGATCAGGTCACCTTCCAGGTCACCGTGCCCGGCAACGGCAAGGGCGCGACGGTCAAGGGCTTCGAAGTCGGCTATCGCCAGTCGTTCGGGTCGTGGTTGCCGTCGCCGTTCGACGGCTTCGGCGTGCAGACCAGCTTCAATTACACCGAATCGAATGCGAACTATACCAACGCCGTCGCCAATGTGTCGTTCGGGCTCGAGGGGCTGTCGAAAACTTCGTACAGCCTCGTCGGCTTCTACGAGAAATACGGCATCTCGGCGCGCGCCGCTTATACCTATCGGGATAATTTCCTGCAGGTCGCGTCGGGGCGCAACGGCGAGCCGGAATATTTCGATGCCTATGGCCAGCTCGACGTCAGCCTGTCGTACGATATCGGATCGCACTTCACGGTCTTTGCCGACGCAGTGAATCTGAACAATGCCAAGGAATTCATCTACTCGGTCAGCGCGGATCGGACCAAGGAGTTCCGCCAGACCGGCCGGCGCGTCTCGGCAGGTGCGCGCATCCGCTTCTGA
- a CDS encoding 2-hydroxyacid dehydrogenase, translating to MSRPRILLTRRWPAEVEDRLAERYDVTANLDDLPLDAAAFAAAMRDYDAVCPTVTDRLPQDIVAVSDRRARIIANYGAGFEHIDLDAARTAGIIVTNTPDVLTDATADIAMMLILMATRRASEGERELRAGEWSGWRPTHLLGTSLGGKTLGLIGYGRIARATAVRARAFGMTVIYHSRHPADDMPAEAYRATPAALAADSDVVSLHAPGGDATRHMVDTAFLSAMRPTAVLVNTARGTLVDEAALVSALTRGTIAAAGLDVYANEPRVGPALLACPNAVLLPHLGSATRETRIAMGMRVTDNLDAFFAGAPPRDRVA from the coding sequence GTGAGCCGCCCGCGAATCCTGCTGACCCGGCGCTGGCCGGCGGAAGTCGAGGATCGACTGGCCGAACGCTACGACGTGACGGCCAATCTCGACGATCTCCCGCTGGACGCCGCCGCTTTTGCCGCCGCGATGCGCGATTATGACGCGGTCTGCCCGACCGTGACCGACCGGCTGCCCCAGGACATCGTTGCAGTCAGTGATCGCCGCGCCCGGATCATCGCCAATTACGGCGCCGGTTTCGAACATATCGACCTGGACGCTGCCCGCACCGCTGGGATCATTGTCACCAACACCCCCGACGTACTGACCGATGCAACCGCCGATATCGCGATGATGCTGATCCTGATGGCCACCCGCCGCGCGTCCGAAGGCGAGCGCGAGTTGCGTGCCGGGGAATGGTCGGGTTGGCGGCCGACGCATCTGCTCGGCACCAGCCTTGGCGGCAAGACGCTCGGGCTGATCGGCTATGGCCGCATCGCGCGCGCGACCGCCGTTCGTGCGCGGGCGTTCGGGATGACGGTGATCTATCATAGCCGCCACCCAGCCGACGACATGCCGGCAGAGGCCTATCGCGCGACGCCCGCTGCGCTCGCAGCCGATTCCGATGTCGTCTCGCTCCATGCACCCGGTGGCGACGCGACGCGGCACATGGTCGACACCGCCTTCCTGTCGGCGATGCGCCCGACGGCCGTGTTGGTGAACACCGCACGCGGCACCTTGGTCGACGAGGCCGCGCTCGTATCGGCGCTGACGAGAGGGACGATCGCGGCCGCGGGGCTCGACGTCTATGCGAACGAGCCGCGGGTGGGGCCGGCACTGCTCGCCTGCCCCAATGCGGTGCTGCTGCCGCACCTCGGCAGCGCGACGCGCGAGACGCGCATTGCGATGGGGATGCGCGTCACCGACAATCTCGACGCCTTCTTCGCGGGTGCGCCGCCGCGTGACCGGGTCGCTTGA
- a CDS encoding kinase: MTGSLDRVEAAVRGWLDSGTGRPLILGLCGAQGSGKSTLAKGLRDRMEARGIATALLSLDDLYLSGHARAATARDIHPLLRTRGVPLTHDVAHGIALLDAVRGREATSFPRFDKARDEPEAQRQPVPAKLDLLIFEGWCVGARAQDDAAVAAPINALERDADPDGSWRRAVNAALCTGYAELFARIDRLVLLAAPGFEIVARWRLEQEEALRRTLEAQGRSTAGLMDAPAVLRFVAHYERLTCWILDEMPARADLVLRLDVDRNLIA, translated from the coding sequence GTGACCGGGTCGCTTGATCGCGTCGAGGCGGCCGTTCGCGGCTGGCTCGATTCCGGGACGGGCCGGCCTTTGATTCTCGGTCTGTGCGGTGCGCAGGGATCGGGCAAATCGACCCTCGCGAAGGGACTGCGCGACCGGATGGAGGCGCGCGGTATCGCCACCGCACTCCTCTCACTCGATGATCTCTATCTGTCGGGCCATGCGCGGGCGGCAACGGCGCGGGACATCCACCCGTTGCTGCGCACGCGCGGGGTTCCGCTGACGCACGACGTTGCCCACGGAATTGCGTTGCTCGACGCGGTGCGGGGTCGCGAGGCCACGTCCTTCCCGCGTTTCGACAAGGCTCGCGACGAACCCGAAGCGCAGCGCCAGCCTGTCCCGGCCAAGCTCGACCTGCTGATCTTCGAAGGCTGGTGCGTCGGCGCCCGCGCGCAGGACGACGCCGCCGTCGCGGCACCGATCAATGCCCTCGAACGCGACGCGGATCCCGACGGCAGCTGGCGTCGCGCGGTCAACGCTGCCCTGTGCACGGGATATGCCGAGTTGTTCGCGCGGATCGACCGTCTGGTCCTCCTCGCTGCGCCGGGCTTCGAGATCGTCGCGCGCTGGCGCCTCGAGCAGGAGGAAGCGCTCCGGCGAACGCTCGAAGCACAGGGCCGCAGTACGGCGGGCCTGATGGATGCCCCCGCCGTACTGCGGTTCGTCGCGCATTATGAGCGGCTGACGTGCTGGATCCTCGACGAAATGCCGGCACGCGCGGATTTGGTGCTGCGCCTCGACGTCGACCGGAACCTGATTGCCTGA
- a CDS encoding MFS transporter translates to MSAATNAPNYVQGRQRRRLQVSLMINFFLLMALYSGVLGVLLPNQIAELDPGNKANNLALLFAITSVFSTLATPIAGALSDRTRSRWGRRTPWIAIGSLIGSLALFGVSLMTSFWSLIVLWVMAAVAYNSMQPAMTTLIADRFAPEARGGISGIVGAGMTAGLTAGTVVAGYLAGAAMLAYGLFAAAIAVSCLAFVGLNREPSSAAMPRRPIVWGEFLRGFWISPREHPDFAWAFLSRFTIYMGYQAVAAYLLYILRDYIRLEDGASNIAIANMAIVTLICLVASSLISGWWSDRIQRRKPFVIAGSLIMGCAMIAPLALPSMSGMWIYAAVIGIGYGMFMSIDIALMTQVLPQSALGDEGRDLGVLTTAVNIPQILSPVMAAALLGATGGDYRVIFWAAIVFVFGSALCVLPIRSVR, encoded by the coding sequence TTGAGCGCCGCGACCAACGCGCCGAACTATGTGCAGGGACGTCAGCGGAGGCGGCTGCAGGTCTCGCTGATGATCAATTTCTTCCTGCTCATGGCGCTGTACAGCGGCGTGCTCGGGGTGCTGCTGCCCAACCAGATCGCCGAGCTCGATCCGGGCAACAAGGCGAACAACCTCGCGCTCTTGTTCGCAATCACGTCGGTCTTCTCGACGCTGGCGACGCCGATCGCGGGCGCGCTGTCGGATCGGACGCGCAGCCGCTGGGGCCGGCGCACGCCGTGGATCGCGATCGGATCGCTGATCGGCTCGCTCGCGCTCTTCGGCGTGTCGCTGATGACCAGTTTCTGGTCGCTGATCGTGCTCTGGGTGATGGCGGCGGTCGCTTACAATTCGATGCAGCCGGCGATGACCACGCTGATCGCCGATCGCTTCGCACCCGAAGCGCGCGGCGGGATATCGGGGATCGTCGGCGCCGGGATGACCGCGGGGCTGACCGCCGGCACGGTGGTCGCGGGCTATCTGGCGGGCGCTGCGATGCTCGCTTACGGCCTGTTCGCCGCCGCCATTGCGGTCTCGTGCCTCGCTTTTGTCGGGCTCAACCGCGAGCCGTCGAGCGCAGCGATGCCGCGGCGTCCGATCGTGTGGGGCGAGTTTCTGCGCGGCTTCTGGATCAGCCCGCGCGAGCATCCCGATTTCGCCTGGGCGTTCCTCAGCCGCTTCACCATCTATATGGGCTATCAGGCGGTAGCGGCGTATCTGCTCTACATCCTGCGCGACTATATCCGGCTCGAAGACGGCGCCTCCAACATCGCCATCGCAAACATGGCGATCGTCACCTTGATCTGCCTCGTCGCGTCGTCGCTGATCTCGGGCTGGTGGTCCGATCGCATCCAGCGCCGCAAGCCGTTCGTCATCGCCGGCAGCTTGATCATGGGCTGCGCGATGATCGCCCCGCTGGCGCTGCCGTCGATGTCGGGGATGTGGATCTACGCCGCGGTGATCGGAATCGGCTACGGCATGTTCATGTCGATCGACATCGCGCTGATGACCCAGGTGCTGCCGCAGAGTGCGCTGGGCGACGAGGGGCGCGATCTCGGCGTGCTGACCACGGCGGTGAACATCCCCCAGATCCTCAGCCCGGTGATGGCCGCGGCGTTGCTCGGCGCGACCGGCGGCGACTATCGCGTGATCTTCTGGGCGGCGATCGTCTTCGTCTTCGGTTCCGCTCTGTGCGTCCTGCCGATCCGGTCCGTCCGCTAA